In one window of Longimicrobium sp. DNA:
- a CDS encoding metal-dependent hydrolase encodes MASAFSHAAAALALGTAFWRPALPARFWILGAACAVLPDLDVIAFRFGIPYEHVLGHRGLSHSLFFAALLAAVVVALFFPRERQRGRLWLFFFLATASHASLDALTTGGLGVAFFAPLENSRYFFPWRPIEVSPLSISRFFTVRGLMVLRSEFVWIWLPSLVFATAAHVLRNEQAKLPRQPPSH; translated from the coding sequence ATGGCTTCGGCATTCTCTCACGCCGCCGCGGCGCTCGCGCTGGGCACCGCGTTCTGGCGCCCGGCTCTGCCCGCACGCTTCTGGATTCTGGGTGCGGCGTGCGCCGTGCTGCCAGACCTGGACGTGATCGCCTTCCGCTTCGGCATCCCGTACGAGCACGTGCTCGGGCATCGCGGCCTGTCGCACTCGCTGTTTTTTGCGGCGCTGCTTGCGGCCGTCGTCGTGGCGCTGTTCTTCCCGCGCGAGCGCCAGCGAGGGAGGCTGTGGCTGTTCTTCTTCCTCGCGACTGCCTCTCACGCCTCTCTGGATGCGCTGACCACGGGCGGGTTGGGCGTGGCCTTCTTCGCGCCCCTGGAGAACAGCCGCTACTTTTTTCCGTGGCGCCCCATTGAGGTCTCGCCGCTGAGCATCAGCCGCTTCTTTACCGTACGCGGGTTGATGGTGCTGCGGAGCGAGTTCGTGTGGATCTGGCTGCCTTCGCTCGTGTTCGCAACGGCCGCGCACGTGTTGCGTAATGAGCAGGCGAAACTTCCGCGCCAGCCACCGTCTCATTGA